One Pyrococcus furiosus DSM 3638 genomic region harbors:
- a CDS encoding ASCH domain-containing protein, whose protein sequence is MKVYRLYLKDEYLEMVKSGKKRIEVRVAYPQLKDIKRGDKIIFNDLIPAEVVEVKKYETFRQVLREEPIDKIFPDKPSFEKALKRFHNMYPKWKEYRYGVLAIKFRVLGRDKE, encoded by the coding sequence ATGAAAGTATACAGGCTCTATTTAAAGGATGAATATCTTGAGATGGTGAAAAGTGGAAAGAAAAGAATTGAGGTTAGAGTGGCTTATCCTCAGTTAAAAGACATTAAGAGAGGGGACAAAATTATTTTCAATGACTTAATTCCGGCTGAAGTTGTGGAGGTTAAGAAGTACGAAACTTTTAGGCAGGTACTTAGAGAAGAGCCGATAGACAAGATATTTCCAGATAAACCAAGCTTTGAAAAGGCTCTCAAGAGGTTCCACAATATGTATCCGAAGTGGAAAGAGTATAGGTACGGAGTTTTGGCAATAAAGTTCAGAGTTCTTGGGAGGGATAAAGAATGA
- a CDS encoding tRNA (cytidine(56)-2'-O)-methyltransferase — protein MIVVLRLGHRPERDKRVTTHVALTARAFGADGIIIAGEEDEKVKESVEDVVKRWGGSFFIRFEKNWRKEIKEFRGIKVHLTMYGLHVDDIIEDIKAKFREGNDIMVIVGAEKVPREVYELADYNVAIGNQPHSEVAALAVFLDRLLEGKGLKKEFKNAKLRIIPQERGKKVVEVESSAEQFETIGEKATGKDS, from the coding sequence ATGATAGTTGTGTTAAGACTAGGCCACAGACCAGAAAGAGACAAGAGGGTAACTACCCATGTAGCATTAACAGCGAGAGCTTTTGGAGCTGATGGAATAATAATTGCTGGAGAAGAAGATGAAAAGGTTAAAGAGAGCGTGGAGGATGTAGTGAAGAGATGGGGTGGGTCGTTCTTCATTAGGTTTGAAAAAAACTGGAGAAAAGAGATAAAGGAATTTAGAGGAATAAAAGTGCACTTGACGATGTATGGACTACATGTTGACGATATAATAGAGGATATTAAAGCGAAATTTAGAGAAGGGAATGACATAATGGTGATAGTAGGAGCTGAAAAAGTTCCGAGAGAAGTTTATGAGCTAGCTGATTACAATGTTGCTATAGGAAATCAACCTCATAGCGAAGTTGCTGCTCTTGCAGTCTTCTTGGATAGACTTTTGGAAGGAAAAGGATTAAAAAAGGAGTTTAAGAATGCAAAACTTAGGATAATACCGCAAGAACGCGGGAAAAAAGTAGTGGAGGTTGAAAGCAGTGCTGAGCAATTTGAGACCATTGGCGAAAAAGCCACTGGAAAAGATAGCTGA
- the gor gene encoding glyceraldehyde-3-phosphate:ferredoxin oxidoreductase has translation MKFSVLKLDVGKREVEAQEIEREDIFGVVDYGIMRHNELRTYEVDPYDPRNIVIFGIGPFAGSVLPGSHRLVFFFRSPLYGGLFPSTMGGAGYQFKNVGVDFVEIHGKAEKPTVIILKNDGEKLSVDFYEIELEKLLDVWKEYKGEEGVYALTQYLLDNLASVFEGMEFRIAVVGPAALNTNMGAIFSQALRNGKRAVGSEDWAARGGPGSVLLRAHNVVAIAFGGKKRKREFPGEDISDVKVAKRVVEGIHKKAQRDVINESTVKYRYNPKLNTGGTFGGNYPAEGDLVPVLNWQMPYIPKEERIKIHELIMKYYWEPFNKESIQPKNWTTCGEPCPVVCKKHRKGHHVEYEPYEANGPLSGSIYLYASDISVHAVDAMGFDAIEFGGTAAWVLELVHKGLLKPAEVGISDVPEFTKDDLITKPVEASEKNAKLVAELAHSIAFGKTEVARIIGMGKRKASKILDEKFKDRLSYGESFKDYGVYTPLGDDGEINPTMYWAIGNFIPLPIQGRYWTFYQFGVFLEPEELAQKIVSSALWEFWYDNVGWCRFHRGWMKKVLKALFMEAYGVSIDMEEHAKKQIRKLIDYLKKAGYEPVFWDSMRVIDLVAKGSEEFGNENWAKKFKEDKIGTAKEYLKRVLDAYSQLIGTEWTL, from the coding sequence ATGAAATTTTCAGTTCTAAAACTAGATGTAGGTAAAAGGGAAGTAGAAGCTCAAGAGATAGAAAGGGAGGACATTTTCGGAGTTGTAGACTACGGAATCATGAGACACAATGAACTAAGGACATATGAAGTTGATCCCTACGATCCAAGGAATATAGTTATCTTTGGAATAGGACCTTTCGCAGGTTCTGTTTTGCCTGGAAGTCACAGGCTAGTATTCTTCTTTAGGTCTCCCCTCTATGGAGGTCTATTCCCCTCCACAATGGGTGGAGCTGGATATCAATTCAAAAATGTAGGTGTTGATTTCGTTGAAATTCATGGAAAAGCTGAGAAGCCTACCGTGATAATTCTAAAGAATGACGGTGAGAAGTTAAGCGTTGACTTTTATGAAATTGAGCTTGAGAAACTCTTAGATGTATGGAAAGAATACAAAGGAGAAGAGGGGGTTTATGCACTAACGCAATACCTTCTTGATAACCTAGCGAGTGTATTTGAAGGCATGGAGTTTAGAATTGCCGTAGTTGGCCCAGCTGCACTTAACACTAACATGGGTGCAATTTTCTCCCAAGCTCTAAGAAATGGTAAGAGGGCTGTAGGTAGCGAAGACTGGGCCGCAAGGGGAGGTCCTGGAAGTGTTCTTTTGAGGGCTCACAATGTAGTTGCCATAGCATTCGGTGGAAAGAAGAGAAAGAGAGAATTCCCAGGTGAGGACATAAGCGATGTAAAAGTTGCCAAAAGAGTGGTTGAAGGAATTCACAAGAAGGCTCAGAGGGATGTGATTAATGAAAGCACCGTGAAGTATAGATACAATCCAAAACTTAACACAGGAGGTACATTTGGAGGTAATTACCCAGCTGAAGGTGATTTAGTGCCAGTTTTAAACTGGCAAATGCCTTACATTCCAAAAGAAGAGAGGATAAAGATTCACGAGCTCATAATGAAATATTACTGGGAACCCTTCAACAAAGAGTCAATACAACCAAAGAACTGGACTACCTGTGGCGAGCCCTGTCCAGTAGTTTGTAAGAAGCACAGAAAAGGACATCACGTTGAATATGAGCCCTACGAAGCAAACGGTCCTCTCAGCGGAAGTATATACCTCTATGCAAGCGATATTAGTGTTCATGCAGTAGATGCCATGGGATTTGATGCAATTGAATTCGGCGGTACAGCAGCGTGGGTGTTGGAGCTGGTTCACAAAGGTTTACTAAAGCCTGCAGAGGTTGGAATTAGCGATGTTCCAGAATTTACAAAGGACGATCTAATCACAAAGCCTGTGGAAGCAAGCGAGAAAAATGCTAAACTTGTTGCAGAGCTGGCCCACTCAATAGCTTTTGGAAAAACGGAAGTTGCTAGGATAATTGGAATGGGTAAGAGGAAAGCAAGCAAGATCTTAGATGAAAAGTTCAAGGACAGACTAAGTTATGGAGAGAGCTTTAAGGATTATGGAGTCTACACACCCTTAGGTGACGATGGAGAGATAAACCCAACAATGTATTGGGCCATTGGAAACTTCATACCATTGCCTATTCAAGGTAGATACTGGACATTCTATCAATTTGGAGTATTCCTAGAACCAGAGGAACTTGCTCAGAAAATTGTTTCAAGTGCTTTGTGGGAGTTCTGGTACGATAACGTAGGCTGGTGTCGTTTCCACAGAGGGTGGATGAAGAAAGTCCTAAAGGCTCTGTTTATGGAGGCATATGGTGTCAGCATTGACATGGAAGAGCACGCCAAAAAACAGATTAGAAAGCTTATAGACTACCTTAAGAAGGCAGGTTATGAGCCAGTATTTTGGGACAGCATGAGGGTAATCGACTTAGTTGCAAAGGGCAGTGAAGAGTTTGGAAACGAAAACTGGGCCAAGAAATTCAAAGAAGACAAAATTGGAACGGCCAAAGAGTACTTGAAGAGAGTCCTAGATGCATACAGTCAATTAATAGGAACTGAGTGGACTCTTTAA
- a CDS encoding Mov34/MPN/PAD-1 family protein — protein MRVKVRKELFEYLLDLAASFHPKEFAGLLREKNGVFEEVLFLPKGFFGTKSVYFDLNLLPHDETIKGTVHSHPSPYPYPSKADLDFFSKFGGVHIIIAFPYTKESTKAFRSDGTELDIEIVP, from the coding sequence ATGAGAGTTAAAGTTAGGAAGGAACTCTTTGAATATCTTTTGGATCTCGCAGCCTCTTTTCATCCAAAAGAGTTTGCAGGCCTGCTGAGAGAGAAAAATGGGGTATTTGAGGAGGTTTTATTTTTGCCAAAGGGGTTCTTTGGAACAAAGTCGGTATACTTTGATCTAAATCTCTTGCCTCATGATGAAACTATTAAAGGAACTGTTCATTCTCATCCCTCTCCTTATCCTTATCCTTCTAAAGCTGATTTGGACTTTTTCTCCAAGTTTGGGGGAGTTCACATAATAATAGCATTTCCCTATACTAAGGAAAGTACAAAGGCTTTTAGAAGCGATGGAACAGAATTGGATATTGAAATAGTCCCCTAG
- a CDS encoding ASCH domain-containing protein, with translation MKNLKFDGRYKDDIISGKKRATIRLGRKINLKPGEEVLVHAGGYVLGKARIIRVETKKVEELTDEDARKDGFRNKEELIKALKEHYKFVRPDSPATIVEFEMIKLLDKPILSADFPYEGNNPIEIAELALKHLDNLSFEEVALLKLFLNEGSLRKAAMKLGGLNKRYKIREVLRKAYEELKKRGIMQPKI, from the coding sequence ATGAAAAACTTAAAATTTGATGGAAGATACAAGGACGACATAATCTCAGGGAAAAAGAGAGCAACAATTAGGTTGGGAAGGAAGATAAACCTAAAGCCTGGAGAAGAGGTTCTTGTGCACGCTGGAGGTTACGTTTTGGGAAAAGCAAGAATTATTAGGGTCGAAACTAAAAAAGTCGAGGAGTTAACTGACGAGGATGCTAGAAAAGATGGTTTTAGAAATAAAGAAGAACTCATAAAAGCACTCAAGGAACATTACAAGTTCGTTAGACCTGATTCTCCTGCAACAATTGTGGAGTTTGAGATGATAAAACTCTTAGACAAGCCAATTCTTTCAGCAGATTTCCCATATGAAGGAAATAACCCAATTGAAATTGCAGAGCTAGCCCTAAAGCACTTGGACAACTTAAGTTTCGAAGAAGTAGCCCTTCTAAAGTTATTTTTGAATGAGGGAAGCCTAAGAAAGGCTGCAATGAAGTTGGGTGGTCTTAATAAAAGATATAAGATCCGTGAAGTTCTGAGAAAAGCTTATGAAGAGCTCAAAAAGAGAGGAATTATGCAACCTAAAATCTAG
- a CDS encoding nicotinamide-nucleotide adenylyltransferase — MKRGLFVGRFQPVHKGHIKALEFVFDQVDEVIIGIGSAQASHTLKNPFTTGERMEMLIRALDESGLSKKKRYYLIPLPDINFNAIWVPYVESMVPKFEVVFTGNSLVAQLFRERGYKVVVQPMFKKDILSATEIRRRMIEGEPWEDLVPKSVAEYIKEIRGVERIRMLATNLESSEKELQAPIRIPEY; from the coding sequence ATGAAAAGAGGACTTTTTGTTGGAAGATTTCAACCGGTTCACAAAGGCCATATAAAAGCGTTAGAATTTGTCTTTGATCAAGTTGATGAAGTTATCATTGGAATTGGAAGTGCACAAGCAAGTCACACACTCAAAAATCCGTTTACAACTGGTGAAAGAATGGAAATGCTAATTAGGGCGTTGGATGAATCTGGGTTAAGCAAGAAAAAGCGATACTACCTCATACCCCTACCCGACATAAACTTCAATGCAATTTGGGTTCCATACGTTGAGAGCATGGTTCCTAAGTTTGAGGTTGTTTTTACTGGGAACTCATTAGTTGCCCAGCTCTTTAGAGAAAGAGGATATAAAGTTGTAGTTCAGCCAATGTTCAAAAAGGATATACTCTCTGCAACAGAAATTAGAAGAAGAATGATAGAGGGAGAACCCTGGGAAGATCTAGTACCGAAGAGCGTGGCAGAATACATAAAGGAGATCAGGGGGGTAGAAAGAATAAGAATGCTAGCAACGAACCTTGAAAGTAGTGAAAAAGAACTTCAGGCCCCAATTAGGATTCCAGAGTATTGA
- the lonB gene encoding ATP-dependent protease LonB: MEEERLDLGIEFETTEEIPVPERLIDQVIGQDHAVEVIKTAAKQRRHVLLIGEPGTGKSMLGQAMAELLPTENLEDILVFPNPEDENMPRIKTVPACQGRKIVEEYRKRAREQESIKTYLLFFVFLVVGMAVLMSKGDPNTLLLGVFVILVALMAVANMRIRTQAMVPKLLVDNCGRKKAPFVDATGAHAGALLGDVRHDPFQCFSGEEVILIEKDGEKKVFKLREFVDGLLKEASGEGMDGSIRVVYKDLQGENIKILTKDGLVKLLYVNRREGKQKLRKIVNLEKDYWLALTPEHKVYTIKGLKEAGEITKDDEIIRVPLTILDGFDVAEKSIREELERLSLLPLNSEDSRLEKIAGIMGALFGSGGIDENLNTLSFVSSEKKTIEQFVKALSELFGEFDYKIEEKENSIIFRTCDKRIVTFFATLGAPVGDKSKVKLKLPWWVKLKPSLFLAFMDGLYSSNRNDKEILEITQLTDNVETFFEEISWYLSFFGIKAEAEEDEEKDKYRARLTLSSSIDNMLNFIEFIPISFSPAKREKFFKEIEKYLEYSIPEKTEDLKKRVKRVKKGERRNFLESWEEVEVTYNVTTETGNLLANGLFVKNSGGLGTPAHERVEPGMIHRAHKGVLFIDEIATLSLKMQQSLLTAMQEKKFPITGQSELSSGAMVRTEPVPCDFILVAAGNLDTIDKMHPALRSRIRGYGYEVYMRTTMPDTPENRRKLVQFVAQEVKKDGRIPHFTRDAVEEIVREAQRRAGRKGHLTLRLRDLGGVVRAAGDIAVRKGKKYVTREDVLEALKLAKPLEKQLADWYIENKKEYQVIKTSGEEIGRVNGLAVIGEQSGIVLPIEAMVAPAASKEEGKIIATGKLGEIAKEAVLNVSAIIKRYKGEDISRYDIHVQFLQTYEGVEGDSASISVATAVISALEEIPVRQDVAMTGSLSVRGEVLPVGGITPKIEAAIEAGIKTVIIPKANEKDVFLSPDMREKIEIVAVERIDEVLEVALADCEKKKELIEKVRKSLPLGGIENVNS, translated from the coding sequence ATGGAGGAGGAGAGACTCGATCTTGGGATCGAGTTTGAGACAACAGAGGAGATTCCTGTCCCAGAGAGGTTAATTGATCAAGTTATAGGTCAAGATCACGCTGTTGAAGTTATAAAAACTGCTGCAAAGCAGAGAAGACACGTACTTCTCATTGGAGAGCCAGGAACAGGTAAGTCAATGCTTGGCCAAGCAATGGCAGAACTACTCCCAACCGAAAATCTCGAAGATATCCTAGTTTTTCCAAATCCAGAAGACGAGAACATGCCTAGGATAAAGACTGTCCCAGCTTGCCAAGGAAGAAAAATCGTCGAAGAGTACAGAAAGAGAGCAAGAGAACAGGAGAGCATTAAGACATATCTATTATTCTTTGTATTTCTAGTCGTTGGAATGGCTGTTTTGATGAGTAAGGGAGATCCAAACACGCTCCTCCTGGGAGTATTTGTCATTCTAGTAGCCCTAATGGCAGTAGCAAACATGAGAATTAGAACCCAGGCCATGGTGCCCAAGCTACTTGTAGATAACTGTGGAAGAAAAAAGGCCCCATTTGTAGATGCGACAGGGGCCCATGCTGGAGCTCTGCTTGGAGATGTTAGACACGACCCATTTCAATGTTTTAGCGGTGAAGAAGTTATCTTAATTGAAAAGGACGGAGAGAAAAAAGTCTTCAAACTTAGGGAGTTCGTTGACGGTCTCCTTAAGGAGGCGTCTGGAGAAGGGATGGACGGAAGTATTAGAGTAGTTTATAAAGATCTTCAAGGGGAAAACATAAAAATACTCACAAAAGACGGACTTGTAAAGCTCCTTTATGTCAATAGAAGAGAAGGGAAGCAAAAGCTTAGAAAAATAGTAAATCTTGAAAAGGATTATTGGCTTGCATTAACACCTGAACATAAAGTGTACACAATAAAGGGCCTTAAAGAAGCTGGAGAGATAACTAAAGATGATGAGATAATAAGAGTGCCTCTCACAATTCTTGACGGCTTTGACGTAGCCGAGAAGAGTATAAGAGAGGAACTTGAAAGGCTTAGCCTACTTCCACTAAATAGTGAAGACAGTAGACTAGAAAAGATAGCAGGAATCATGGGCGCACTCTTTGGTAGTGGAGGTATCGATGAGAATCTCAATACCCTTAGCTTTGTTTCTAGCGAGAAGAAAACAATTGAACAGTTTGTTAAAGCACTCAGCGAGCTCTTCGGGGAATTTGACTATAAAATTGAAGAAAAAGAAAACAGCATTATTTTCAGAACATGTGATAAAAGAATAGTGACCTTCTTTGCTACACTTGGTGCACCAGTTGGAGACAAAAGCAAAGTTAAGCTTAAGCTTCCATGGTGGGTCAAGCTTAAGCCGTCACTTTTCCTCGCCTTCATGGATGGTCTCTACAGTAGCAATAGGAATGACAAAGAAATCCTCGAAATAACTCAACTTACTGACAACGTCGAAACGTTCTTCGAGGAAATATCTTGGTATCTGAGCTTCTTTGGAATTAAGGCAGAAGCTGAAGAGGATGAAGAAAAAGATAAATACAGGGCTAGACTTACGCTATCCTCATCAATAGACAACATGCTTAATTTCATTGAGTTCATTCCAATAAGCTTTTCTCCAGCAAAGAGAGAAAAATTCTTTAAGGAAATTGAAAAATATCTGGAATATAGCATTCCCGAAAAGACTGAGGATCTTAAGAAACGAGTTAAGAGAGTTAAGAAGGGAGAGAGAAGGAATTTCCTCGAAAGCTGGGAGGAAGTTGAAGTTACTTACAACGTAACTACAGAGACAGGAAATCTACTTGCTAACGGTCTATTTGTTAAGAACTCTGGAGGTCTTGGAACACCGGCACACGAAAGAGTTGAACCCGGAATGATCCACAGAGCTCACAAGGGAGTTCTGTTCATAGACGAGATAGCAACACTTAGCTTGAAGATGCAACAAAGTCTACTAACTGCAATGCAGGAAAAGAAATTCCCAATAACCGGACAAAGCGAACTTTCAAGCGGTGCTATGGTGAGAACAGAGCCCGTTCCTTGTGACTTCATCTTGGTAGCTGCTGGAAACCTTGATACAATAGACAAGATGCACCCAGCACTACGTTCAAGAATCAGGGGATATGGATATGAAGTCTACATGAGAACCACAATGCCCGACACTCCAGAGAACAGGAGAAAGCTTGTCCAATTCGTAGCCCAGGAGGTAAAGAAAGACGGAAGAATTCCACATTTCACGAGAGATGCCGTCGAGGAAATCGTAAGAGAAGCCCAAAGGAGAGCTGGGAGAAAGGGCCACCTAACATTAAGACTCAGAGACCTGGGCGGAGTTGTAAGGGCAGCTGGAGATATTGCCGTAAGAAAAGGAAAGAAGTACGTCACAAGGGAAGACGTGCTAGAGGCCCTCAAGCTGGCCAAGCCTTTAGAGAAGCAATTAGCAGATTGGTACATCGAGAACAAGAAGGAGTATCAGGTAATAAAAACCTCAGGTGAAGAAATCGGCAGGGTGAATGGTCTAGCTGTTATAGGAGAGCAAAGCGGTATTGTGTTGCCGATCGAAGCTATGGTAGCTCCAGCCGCAAGCAAAGAGGAAGGTAAGATCATAGCAACAGGAAAGCTTGGAGAGATTGCAAAGGAAGCAGTCCTAAACGTTTCAGCTATTATTAAGAGGTATAAGGGAGAGGACATCAGCAGGTACGACATTCACGTTCAATTCCTACAGACATACGAGGGAGTTGAGGGAGATTCCGCCAGCATTAGTGTTGCTACTGCAGTTATATCCGCTTTAGAAGAGATTCCAGTAAGGCAAGATGTTGCAATGACAGGTTCACTAAGCGTTAGAGGAGAAGTTTTGCCAGTAGGAGGAATAACTCCAAAGATCGAAGCTGCGATAGAGGCAGGAATAAAAACAGTAATAATTCCTAAGGCAAACGAAAAGGATGTCTTTCTATCCCCAGATATGAGAGAAAAAATTGAAATAGTTGCAGTAGAGAGAATAGATGAAGTGTTAGAAGTGGCACTTGCAGATTGTGAGAAAAAGAAAGAGCTCATAGAGAAAGTTAGAAAAAGCCTTCCCCTGGGGGGAATTGAAAATGTTAATAGCTAA
- a CDS encoding glycosyltransferase, whose amino-acid sequence MKIELLLLFLVFAWDGYFFLRYIIGLTRKYRTIQWNPTVSVIIPAYNEEENIESAIKAALSQDYPVSEVIVVDDGSEDKTYERALRMAQEDTRVKVIRIPHGGKARALNEGIKVARGEIIVTTDADSYMAKDAVRRLVERFYSPDIVGVGGQIRVVVESFLTLVQDIEHLRIAMYRRAKELEDLSLAPGPLSAFRREALDQIGGIAESIVEDYATTKLLKKVGKVVYAPKAKLFTRMPITLKELWRQRKRWFIGDLNHLEPKDYAILMLSDFIAFLDVILPLLFIVRGEFLLLGAFFGFEILTMLPPIIFEGGSIIEALSFPFILIFLAMFYLGIHIYGYLTKLNAKIFK is encoded by the coding sequence TTGAAGATTGAGCTTCTTCTTTTGTTTTTAGTATTTGCCTGGGACGGATATTTCTTTCTTAGATACATTATTGGATTGACTAGAAAATACAGGACAATTCAATGGAATCCAACTGTTAGTGTTATAATTCCAGCGTATAATGAAGAAGAGAACATTGAAAGTGCAATAAAGGCAGCTCTCTCACAAGATTATCCAGTAAGTGAAGTGATAGTAGTTGATGATGGAAGTGAGGATAAAACTTACGAAAGAGCTTTAAGAATGGCCCAGGAAGATACAAGAGTTAAGGTCATAAGAATTCCTCATGGGGGAAAAGCTAGGGCCCTTAATGAAGGAATAAAAGTCGCTAGGGGAGAAATAATAGTTACCACTGATGCCGATTCTTATATGGCCAAGGATGCCGTTAGAAGGTTAGTAGAGAGGTTTTATTCGCCAGACATCGTTGGAGTTGGAGGGCAAATTAGAGTAGTTGTTGAATCCTTCTTAACTTTGGTTCAAGACATAGAACACTTAAGAATAGCTATGTACAGAAGAGCCAAAGAGCTTGAAGATTTAAGCCTAGCCCCAGGCCCACTATCTGCCTTTAGGAGAGAAGCTCTAGACCAAATTGGAGGAATTGCAGAGAGTATAGTCGAAGACTATGCTACAACAAAGCTTTTAAAGAAAGTGGGTAAGGTGGTGTACGCGCCTAAGGCAAAATTGTTTACTAGAATGCCCATTACCTTAAAAGAGCTCTGGAGACAAAGAAAAAGATGGTTTATAGGGGATCTAAATCACCTTGAACCAAAGGATTATGCGATATTAATGTTAAGCGATTTCATTGCATTCCTCGATGTTATCCTTCCATTATTATTTATTGTTAGAGGAGAATTTCTTTTACTTGGAGCTTTCTTTGGGTTCGAAATCTTAACTATGCTGCCTCCAATAATTTTTGAAGGAGGATCAATAATTGAGGCACTTTCTTTTCCTTTTATCTTGATATTTCTGGCCATGTTTTATCTAGGCATTCACATTTACGGATATTTGACAAAATTAAATGCAAAAATTTTTAAGTAA
- a CDS encoding TIGR02253 family HAD-type hydrolase, whose amino-acid sequence MIKAVFFDFIGTLLSQEGEYETHLKIMEEVLGENKKISPEELLREYDALTREAFSQYAGKPFKPIRIIEEEIMKKLAEKYGFDYPENFWEIHLKAHQRYGKLYPEVVEVLNELKKREYHVGLITDSDTAYLRAHLEALGIAELFDSITTSEEAGFFKPHPRIFEVALKKAGVKGSEAVYVGDNPIKDCGGARQLDMLSILVDRKGEKKELWKECEFVISDLREVIQIVEELNGQ is encoded by the coding sequence ATGATTAAGGCAGTCTTTTTTGATTTCATTGGCACTCTGTTAAGTCAAGAAGGAGAATATGAGACGCATCTAAAGATAATGGAGGAAGTTCTCGGAGAAAACAAGAAAATATCCCCCGAGGAATTGTTACGTGAGTATGACGCTCTAACAAGGGAGGCATTCTCACAATATGCAGGAAAACCCTTCAAGCCTATTAGGATAATAGAAGAGGAGATTATGAAAAAGTTGGCAGAAAAATATGGCTTTGATTACCCCGAAAACTTCTGGGAAATCCACCTGAAAGCTCACCAAAGGTATGGGAAATTGTATCCTGAGGTTGTAGAAGTGTTGAACGAGCTTAAGAAACGAGAATATCACGTTGGTTTAATCACTGATTCAGATACAGCATATCTAAGGGCACACCTTGAAGCCCTAGGAATAGCCGAGCTCTTTGATTCAATTACCACAAGTGAAGAGGCAGGATTCTTTAAGCCACATCCCAGAATATTTGAAGTTGCACTGAAAAAGGCTGGCGTTAAAGGAAGTGAAGCTGTGTATGTAGGAGATAATCCAATAAAAGACTGCGGTGGGGCAAGACAGCTTGACATGCTCTCAATATTGGTAGACAGAAAGGGAGAAAAGAAAGAGTTATGGAAAGAGTGTGAATTTGTAATAAGCGACCTTAGGGAAGTTATTCAGATAGTTGAGGAGTTAAACGGTCAGTAA
- the pgsA gene encoding archaetidylinositol phosphate synthase, producing MLSNLRPLAKKPLEKIAEPFSKLGITPNQLTMVGFFLSLLASYEYYLNNQVFGSLILLLGAFLDALDGSLARLTGRVTKFGGFLDSTMDRLSDAAIIFGIALGELVNWKVAFLALIGSYMVSYTRCRAELAGSGTLAVGIAERGERLLILVIAGLFGIIDIGVYLVAILSWITFLQRVYEAKKRLEK from the coding sequence GTGCTGAGCAATTTGAGACCATTGGCGAAAAAGCCACTGGAAAAGATAGCTGAGCCATTCTCAAAGCTTGGCATAACTCCTAATCAACTCACTATGGTTGGATTTTTCCTGTCTTTACTTGCATCTTATGAATATTACCTCAATAATCAGGTTTTTGGCTCATTAATACTATTACTTGGGGCGTTCTTAGATGCTTTAGATGGGAGCCTAGCAAGGTTAACCGGAAGAGTTACAAAATTTGGTGGTTTTCTCGATTCTACGATGGATAGGCTTAGCGATGCAGCAATAATCTTTGGAATTGCATTGGGAGAGTTAGTTAATTGGAAAGTAGCGTTTTTAGCGTTAATAGGCTCTTACATGGTAAGCTATACAAGATGTAGGGCTGAATTAGCTGGTTCTGGAACTTTAGCAGTTGGAATTGCTGAGAGGGGAGAGAGATTATTGATTCTTGTTATTGCAGGATTATTCGGAATTATTGATATTGGTGTGTATCTGGTTGCAATACTCTCTTGGATAACCTTCTTGCAAAGAGTTTATGAAGCAAAGAAAAGGCTTGAAAAATAG
- a CDS encoding SAM hydrolase/SAM-dependent halogenase family protein: protein MITITTDFGLKGPYVGEMKVAMLKLNPNARLVDVTHSITRHSILEGSFVMEQVVKYSPQGTVHLGVIDPGVGTNRRAIIIEGEQWLVVPDNGLATLPMKHIKPRRAYEIDMKKIKKYVTWEISSTFHGRDLFGPAAALIDKGVDPLEFSNEIPLESIVRLNITPRREGDVWILKVIYVDDFGNVILNLEGYEKPKEVVLPDFKLTLPYLDTYGQVKPGEMLALPGSHGYLEIAVNQGSAADVLKIKVGDEIRVILRR, encoded by the coding sequence GTGATAACAATAACAACAGACTTTGGATTAAAGGGGCCTTATGTCGGAGAGATGAAAGTTGCAATGCTCAAACTAAATCCCAATGCGAGATTAGTTGATGTAACTCACAGCATAACCAGACACTCAATTCTAGAGGGTTCCTTCGTTATGGAGCAGGTCGTTAAATATTCACCACAAGGAACTGTGCATCTTGGAGTCATTGACCCAGGAGTTGGAACTAATAGAAGGGCAATAATAATTGAAGGTGAACAATGGCTCGTTGTTCCAGACAACGGCCTTGCTACACTCCCAATGAAGCATATAAAGCCCAGAAGAGCCTACGAAATTGATATGAAAAAAATTAAGAAGTATGTAACCTGGGAAATTAGCTCAACCTTTCATGGAAGAGACTTGTTTGGCCCCGCCGCTGCATTAATTGACAAGGGCGTTGATCCACTAGAATTTTCTAACGAAATCCCTCTAGAAAGTATTGTTAGGTTAAACATAACCCCCAGGAGAGAAGGAGACGTTTGGATACTAAAGGTAATATATGTAGATGATTTTGGAAACGTGATACTAAACCTTGAAGGATACGAGAAACCTAAAGAAGTCGTTTTACCAGACTTCAAACTAACTCTTCCTTATCTTGACACATACGGTCAAGTAAAACCAGGGGAAATGCTGGCCCTCCCAGGTAGCCATGGATACTTAGAAATAGCTGTAAATCAAGGATCAGCTGCAGATGTATTAAAAATTAAAGTAGGAGATGAAATAAGAGTGATCCTAAGGAGGTAG